The following are from one region of the Lytechinus variegatus isolate NC3 chromosome 4, Lvar_3.0, whole genome shotgun sequence genome:
- the LOC121414032 gene encoding organic cation transporter protein-like, producing the protein MFKLDDLLREVGEFGPYQRRVFAITSTVVFFSSYASMIIVFFTPNVDHWCETQDGSFLEACEGSGLDLQDCQIAKKNASIPANYTSDGKLIYAQCEKYNVSGVGFWPGMDPSNYSTESLPHIIPCDQGWVYDTSQYKSSIVTDFNLVCGKEDLTQVSQSVFFGGYLVGSLVFGSLADVIGRWWSLMICLIIRLITGLALAFSPSWWVFTTIRFIQGCAAVATYIIAFVLVNEYAGPSRRYITGLLFGVPFATGYVSLALVAYFIRYWKTLEIVATVPIIVLIVIMMFLPESVRWQISKGRFDQAEKTLVKLAEANKKTLPSPIFTEEFKKERILEDARHQVSALDLFRTPKMRLRTINLIFNWMVNAVVYHGVSLNTSNLGVNDYVAFAVAGAVEIPSYILASFLIEFIGRPRCLCGLLLLSGASLLSTAVVPPGPALTVVAMIGKFGISAAFGVLYLYSTELYPTSIRSAAVGLFSTSSRVAGIISPLILTLSKYWNPLPMVIYGAAGVAVGLSTLLLPETRGMKLPDTLEEGENFEMKREEGAMEDVSSKPEYFPVRLSEDERENVV; encoded by the exons ATGTTTAAACTTGACGACCTTCTACGGGAAGTTGGTGAGTTTGGTCCCTACCAGAGGAGGGTGTTTGCAATCACCAGCACCGTGGTCTTCTTCTCTTCCTATGCGTCGATGattattgttttctttacaCCGAACGTTGATCACTGGTGTGAG ACTCAAGATGGGTCATTTTTGGAAGCTTGTGAGGGTTCTGGATTAGATCTGCAAGATTGCCAGATTGCCAAGAAGAATGCAAGCATCCCTGCGAACTATACATCAGATGGAAAGCTGATCTACGCACAATGTGAGAAATATAATGTGTCAGGAGTGGGATTCTGGCCTGGGATGGATCCGTCCAATTACAGCACCGAATCACTACCGCACATTATCCCATGTGATCAGGGATGGGTCTATGATACCAGTCAATACAAATCTTCCATAGTGACAGAC TTTAACCTGGTTTGTGGAAAGGAAGATCTTACCCAAGTATCCCAGTCAGTGTTCTTTGGTGGATACCTAGTTGGATCCCTAGTGTTCGGATCTTTGGCTGATGT GATAGGACGATGGTGGTCTTTGATGATCTGTTTGATCATACGGCTCATCACCGGGTTAGCCCTTGCCTTCTCTCCATCATGGTGGGTCTTTACTACCATTCGATTCATCCAAGGATGCGCTGCCGTAGCTACTTACATTATCGCTTTCGTCTTAG TTAATGAATATGCAGGTCCATCCAGACGGTATATCACCGGACTGCTGTTTGGTGTCCCTTTTGCCACGGGGTATGTATCCCTAGCTCTGGTTGCCTACTTCATTCGCTACTGGAAGACTCTAGAGATCGTTGCTACAGTCCCTATCATCGTCCTCATCGTGATAATGAT GTTCCTCCCCGAGTCGGTGAGGTGGCAAATATCTAAAGGTAGATTTGACCAAGCGGAAAAGACACTTGTAAAACTAGCAGAAGCTAACAAGAAGACCCTGCCATCGCCGATTTTTACCGAAGAGTTCAAGAAGGAAAGG aTATTAGAGGATGCAAGGCATCAAGTATCAGCTCTGGATCTCTTCAGAACCCCGAAAATGCGGCTACGAACCATCAATCTCATTTTCAACTG GATGGTTAACGCAGTCGTATACCATGGAGTGTCTCTGAATACCTCAAACCTTGGTGTCAATGACTACGTAGCCTTCGCTGTGGCCGGAGCCGTTGAGATCCCATCCTACATTTTAGCATCCTTTTTGATCGAGTTCATAGGAAGGCCCCGGTGTTTGTGTGGATTGCTCCTACTTAGTGGAGCATCGCTGCTCTCTACAGCCGTAGTTC CCCCTGGACCGGCACTGACAGTCGTTGCTATGATAGGCAAGTTTGGAATATCTGCCGCCTTTGGGGTTCTCTATCTCTACTCTACTGAACTCTACCCAACATCGATCAG GAGTGCTGCAGTGGGTTTATTTTCAACGTCGTCACGCGTAGCAGGGATCATTTCCCCCCTCATCCTCACGCTCTCCAAGTATTGGAATCCCCTTCCTATGGTGATCTACGGAGCAGCAGGTGTAGCCGTCGGATTATCAACCCTCCTCCTTCCTGAAACTCGGGGGATGAAACTACCAGACACATTGGAAGAGGgggaaaactttgaaat